From a single Arachis hypogaea cultivar Tifrunner chromosome 3, arahy.Tifrunner.gnm2.J5K5, whole genome shotgun sequence genomic region:
- the LOC140183478 gene encoding uncharacterized protein produces MSMVGDEINVDELGDIDWEEDNNDSEDKFEANYEVNDKNDDRDLVGNTAVQDEANAIVSQHLFGVPSFMRTLDLKAMHAPEFFEYANTGKGNIAAEDGKFSVRMEFGSRELGYGAGCDWLIQASLIRKKSCWEIRRYNGKHTCTMGTISQDHAKLDSDTIADAIRPLVEADPSIKVKSIIAEVQGKFNYTVSYCKAWLAKPKAVAKIFGDWEVSYQTLPVWLKAMTVKMPRSRVQIKMLPVYRKSEEVQGVRVQHRIFWSFYPCIVVFKHCKPLVQVNGMHLYGKCKGALLVAVAQDGNQNIVPIAFAIVEGYSRTEQEYNKNYQRLKERGEAYTQWCDEIGVERWVLAFDGGHRWGHMTTNLLEYINYVLKGARNLPVTALVRSTFYRLNELFTWKSTEAHERRRNGFTYSEFATKRVEESFRRAGNIVVNRFDRRNEMFEVREMQDGTIYTVNLAQRHCDCGYFQVERLPCRHVLACCANQCFDWQVYVHDVYKMSEICKVYRGEFVPMGDPSTWDRYEGAKVIANWTLRRVTKGRPKSTRYLNEMDSRDMRGPRRCTTCGRDGHSRSRCPQPAGPNSAGGH; encoded by the exons ATGAGTATGGTCGGCGACGAGATCAATGTTGATGAGCTCggggatatagattgggaagaagataatAATGACAGTGAAGACAAATTCGAAGCTAACTATGAAGTCAATGACAAAAACGATGACAGAGACTTGGTAGGTAATACGGCGGTGCAAGATGAAGCAAATGCGATTGTAAGCCAGCACCTGTTTGGTGTTCCATCCTTTATGCGGACTCTAGATCTCAAAGCCATGCATGCTCCGGAATTTTTTGAGTATGCGAATACAG GTAAAGGCAACATTGCGGCAGAAGATGGCAAATTTAGTGTCAGAATGGAATTTGGTTCGAGAGAGTTG GGGTATGGTGCAGGGTGCGACTGGCTTATCCAAGCTAGCTTGATTCGAAAAAAATCTTGTTGGGAGATCAGGAGATACAATGGCAAGCACACGTGCACCATGGGcacgatttcacaagatcatgccaagttggactcAGACACAATTGCAGATGCCATTAGGCCGTTGGTCGAAGCAGACCCCTCGATAAAGGTGAAGTCTATTATTGCAGAAGTTCAAGGCAAGTTCAACTATACTGTGAGTTACtgcaaggcttggttggcaaagccgAAAGCTGTCGCAAAAATTTTCGGTGATTGGGAAGTTTCTTACCAAACTCTGCCAGTATGGTTGAAAGCAATGACAGTGAAGATGCCAAGGTCTCGTGTTCAAATTAAAATGCTCCCCGTTTACCGTAAGAGTGAGGAGGTTCAAGGTGTAAGAGTTCAGCACCGCATTTTTTGGAGCTTCTATCCGTGTATTGTAGTATTCAAACACTGCAAGCCACTGGTGCAGGTTAATGGCATGCACCTGTACGGAAAATGTAAAGGAGCACTTCTGGTAGCGGTTGCACAAGATGGGAATCAAAACAttgtgcctattgcatttgcgaTTGTCGAGG GCTATTCTAGGACGGAGCAGGAGTACAACAAAAACTACCAAAGGCTTAAAGAGCGAGGTGAGGCATATACTCAATGGTGCGATGAGATCGGTGTTGAGAGATGGGTGTTGGCATTCGATGGTGGTCATCGTTGGGGACATATGACGACAAACTTGCTAGAGTACATAAATTATGTCCTGAAAGGTGCACGCAACCTTCCTGTAACTGCCCTTGTCCGGTCAACTTTTTATCGGCTGAATGAGTTGTTCACTTGGAAGAGTACCGAGGCTCATGAGCGTCGCCGCAACGGATTCACATATTCAGAATTTGCAACAAAGAGAGTTGAGGAAAGCTTCCGACGTGCAGGAAACATTGTGGTCAACCGGTTCGATAGGCGCAACGAGATGTTTGAGGTTCGCGAAATGCAAGATGGTACCATTTACACTGTTAACCTTGCGCAACGACACTGCGACTGTGGCTATTTCCAGGTCGAGCGACTTCCATGTCGCCACGTGCTTGCATGTTGCGCCAACCAATGTTTTGATTGGCAAGTGTACGTGCACGATGTGTACAAGATGTCTGAAATTTGCAAGGTGTATAGAGGCGAGTTCGTTCCGATGGGTGACCCCTCCACGTGGGATAGATACGAAGGagcgaaggtgatcgccaactgGACATTGAGGCGCGTGACGAAAGGAAGACCGAAGTCAACCCgctacttgaatgagatggattcgCGTGATATGCGTGGTCCTCGTCGGTGCACTACATGTGGACGCGATGGACATAGCCGTAGTCGATGTCCTCAGCCCGCAGGTCCAAACTCTGCTGGAGGTCATTAG